A window of the Cystobacter fuscus genome harbors these coding sequences:
- a CDS encoding translocation/assembly module TamB domain-containing protein, giving the protein MAPRNRQQGARRIPAWLIVLALVVGTVLLLRTRTAWDTVCAQARRQLPALLGLDVGIGECEVDPLGQRLVLRGVSVSEPGKSDPPLFAADQAEVQLGLPNLFSGQFAIDLVRVSRPRLALDLTRPRAPRSEPGVCPLVPLRRLSLARLSLTGAEVRLLLPGGRQVELSELDVNLRERWGEEEFEVEARRGLVRLGPGQELALGRLAVSGALDVEEQLLEVDRGEVALDEATVNISGRVERLCEPNLALDAQLFLPLRTLSRSGLLPRPAQGHLWTRLTVNGPPAAPTVSAELSGSGLAYGKYSPGTFTARLIYSGETVTLEELRLPIGAGDARITGSLALRSGLPVSLVLDVHDASFGRILEKAGVPGSWVDFPITTAKARLSGTLLPRLQLSGDLDLSHGRFMLASRAFDAPADRGRTFLTYAQGHARTRVSLLSDRVTFSDMQIDSGRSRLGGGATLFFDTQRGLLVDVRGDVDLSDFGHIAQLAWAGRGSVSTTVEGPYTKVRIGADLSLRDFEFWNFDLGVVQGKVTYQDKVLGLPMFSGQKGRTQYFGNAALTFGRSLHLRTEVEVPRGRTEDLIDFIAPMHPNVSLLQGPLVGEASGRVEIDSPLEQFEGLVALDFRNTTYYGRHMGDGSTRLRFDRSGAMVLERTALEGALGLTWVEGSFFLSGPDKGRLDYRFGGERLSLAELVGPESARRLGVEGMLALEGTVSGDTDVPVTMARVWGPRVTFAERDLGNMDLEARLEGRELQVVGRPSRDTSGVLSLRLKEPYPFEALVTLELPEIRPLLPANAFTQGVSGSIKAVVQAQGALRDTDALLLKAKVERLALSREDISAENEGPIVLDYANGRLVVPSFTLRGQDTTLSASGWATPEQMEFFLQGAMDLRLLESLAPMFTRTAGRVEFSAVASGRPDRPSLEGSALISDARLSLRDQPMAARSVSGLVQFTEQRILLDELKGTLNEGQVKAKGQVRLDDFQPKEVLLDVHLTEVSMRFHEDLPFTTTGELSLTGTPEALRLGGVLDILGLRYRRGLELEDILKRLSRRIVLPSPTTERPREYLTLDVRLNLRDVYVDNNLARARLFGSLDLTGTNARPGVLGTVETDADSQAFFRNNQFTITRGQIEFQDRYGIDPVFDLRAQSQVREYQVKLHAFGRPAAPQVLLTSEPALPEGDVLSLLTLGFMSTDRETATSAGVGLAAEAFFNMSGLDRQVKRFLPSNPVIKDLSLQISTTYNDVTQQAEPTARLESKFLTEQLKIGLSQPVSGRGTRARAEYRFDNRLSAQLQWDNEHSENALSPLGNLGLELKLGWESE; this is encoded by the coding sequence TTGGCCCCAAGGAACAGGCAGCAGGGCGCGCGGCGCATTCCCGCGTGGCTCATCGTCCTCGCGCTCGTCGTGGGGACGGTGTTGCTGCTGCGTACGCGCACGGCCTGGGACACCGTCTGCGCCCAGGCGCGGCGCCAGTTGCCCGCGCTGCTCGGCCTGGACGTGGGCATTGGGGAGTGCGAGGTGGATCCGCTCGGCCAGCGGCTCGTGCTGCGCGGCGTGTCCGTCTCCGAGCCCGGCAAGAGCGACCCGCCCCTGTTCGCCGCGGACCAGGCCGAGGTGCAGCTCGGCCTGCCCAACCTCTTCTCGGGTCAGTTCGCCATCGATCTCGTGCGCGTGAGCCGGCCCCGGCTCGCGTTGGACCTGACGCGCCCGCGGGCGCCCCGGAGTGAGCCGGGCGTGTGCCCGCTCGTGCCCCTGCGCCGGTTGAGTCTGGCTCGGCTGAGCCTCACCGGCGCGGAGGTGCGGTTGCTGCTGCCCGGTGGCCGGCAGGTGGAGCTGTCCGAGCTGGACGTGAACCTGCGCGAGCGCTGGGGCGAGGAGGAATTCGAGGTGGAGGCTCGGCGGGGCCTCGTGCGGCTGGGGCCCGGACAGGAGCTCGCCCTGGGACGTCTGGCCGTGTCGGGCGCCCTGGACGTGGAGGAGCAGTTGCTGGAGGTGGACCGGGGCGAGGTGGCGCTCGACGAGGCGACGGTGAACATCTCCGGGCGGGTGGAGCGGCTGTGCGAGCCGAACCTCGCGCTCGATGCCCAGCTGTTCCTGCCGCTGCGCACGCTGTCGCGCTCGGGGTTGTTGCCCAGGCCCGCCCAGGGCCACCTCTGGACGCGCCTGACGGTGAATGGTCCTCCGGCCGCGCCCACCGTGTCCGCGGAGCTGTCGGGCAGCGGGCTCGCGTATGGGAAGTACTCTCCGGGCACGTTCACCGCGCGGCTCATCTACTCCGGCGAGACGGTGACGCTCGAGGAGCTGCGGCTGCCCATCGGCGCGGGAGACGCGCGCATCACCGGCTCGCTCGCGCTGCGCTCGGGCCTGCCCGTCTCGCTGGTGTTGGATGTCCATGACGCGTCGTTCGGCCGCATCCTGGAGAAGGCCGGTGTTCCGGGCTCCTGGGTGGACTTCCCCATCACGACGGCCAAGGCCCGACTGTCCGGCACGCTCCTGCCCAGGCTCCAGCTCTCGGGTGACCTGGACCTGTCCCACGGCCGCTTCATGCTCGCCTCGCGCGCCTTCGATGCGCCGGCGGATCGCGGACGCACCTTCCTCACCTACGCGCAGGGCCACGCGCGCACGCGGGTGTCGCTGCTGTCCGACCGCGTCACCTTCTCCGACATGCAGATCGACTCGGGCCGCTCGCGCCTCGGCGGTGGCGCCACGCTCTTCTTCGATACCCAACGGGGCCTGCTGGTGGATGTCCGGGGGGACGTGGACCTGTCGGACTTCGGCCACATCGCCCAGCTCGCGTGGGCGGGACGTGGCTCGGTGAGCACCACCGTCGAGGGCCCCTACACGAAGGTGCGCATCGGCGCGGACCTGTCCCTGCGCGACTTCGAGTTCTGGAACTTCGACCTGGGCGTGGTGCAGGGCAAGGTGACGTACCAGGACAAGGTGCTGGGCCTGCCCATGTTCTCCGGCCAGAAGGGGCGCACCCAGTACTTCGGCAACGCGGCGCTCACCTTCGGCCGTTCCCTGCACCTGCGCACCGAGGTGGAGGTGCCGCGCGGCCGCACCGAGGATCTCATCGACTTCATCGCCCCGATGCACCCCAACGTCTCCCTCCTGCAGGGGCCGCTGGTGGGCGAGGCCTCGGGCCGCGTGGAGATCGACAGCCCGCTGGAGCAGTTCGAGGGACTGGTCGCCCTGGACTTCCGCAACACCACCTACTACGGGCGCCACATGGGGGATGGCTCGACGCGGCTGCGCTTCGACCGGAGCGGGGCCATGGTGCTCGAGCGCACGGCGCTGGAGGGAGCGCTGGGCCTCACCTGGGTGGAGGGCTCCTTCTTCCTCTCCGGGCCGGACAAGGGCCGGCTGGACTACCGGTTCGGCGGGGAGCGTCTGTCCCTGGCGGAGCTCGTCGGCCCGGAGTCGGCCCGGCGCCTGGGCGTGGAGGGGATGCTGGCGCTGGAGGGCACGGTGTCGGGTGACACGGACGTGCCGGTGACGATGGCGCGGGTGTGGGGACCCCGGGTGACGTTCGCCGAGCGCGACCTCGGCAACATGGACCTGGAGGCCCGGCTCGAGGGCCGCGAGCTGCAGGTGGTGGGCCGTCCCTCGCGCGACACGAGTGGCGTGCTGTCCCTGCGCCTCAAGGAGCCCTATCCCTTCGAGGCCCTGGTGACGCTGGAGCTGCCGGAGATCCGTCCCCTGCTGCCCGCCAATGCCTTCACCCAGGGGGTGTCCGGCTCGATCAAGGCGGTGGTCCAGGCCCAGGGCGCGTTGCGCGACACGGATGCGCTCCTGCTCAAGGCCAAGGTGGAGCGGCTCGCCCTGTCGCGTGAGGACATCTCGGCCGAGAACGAAGGGCCCATCGTTCTCGACTACGCGAACGGGCGGCTGGTGGTCCCCTCCTTCACCTTGCGCGGTCAGGACACCACGCTGTCCGCCAGCGGCTGGGCCACTCCCGAGCAGATGGAGTTCTTCCTTCAGGGCGCCATGGACCTGCGCCTGCTGGAGTCGCTCGCGCCGATGTTCACGCGCACCGCGGGGCGCGTGGAGTTCAGCGCCGTGGCCAGTGGCAGGCCGGACCGTCCATCCCTGGAGGGCTCGGCCCTCATTTCCGACGCCCGGCTGTCCCTGCGCGACCAGCCGATGGCGGCCCGGTCGGTATCCGGACTGGTGCAGTTCACCGAGCAGCGGATCCTCCTCGATGAGCTGAAGGGCACGCTCAACGAGGGCCAGGTCAAGGCCAAGGGGCAGGTGCGTCTGGACGACTTCCAGCCCAAGGAGGTGTTGCTGGACGTGCATCTCACCGAGGTGTCCATGCGCTTCCACGAGGACCTGCCCTTCACCACCACCGGGGAGTTGTCTCTCACCGGCACGCCGGAGGCGCTGCGGCTGGGTGGCGTGCTGGACATCCTCGGTTTGCGCTACCGTCGCGGCCTGGAACTGGAGGACATCCTCAAGCGGCTGTCCCGGCGCATCGTGCTGCCTTCCCCCACCACCGAGCGTCCTCGCGAGTACCTGACCCTGGACGTCAGGTTGAACCTGCGTGACGTGTACGTGGACAACAACCTGGCCCGGGCCCGGCTGTTCGGCTCCCTGGACCTCACCGGGACCAATGCGCGCCCGGGCGTGCTCGGCACGGTGGAGACCGACGCGGACAGCCAGGCCTTCTTCCGCAACAACCAGTTCACCATCACCCGCGGTCAGATTGAATTCCAGGACCGGTATGGCATTGATCCGGTGTTCGACCTGCGCGCCCAGTCCCAGGTGCGCGAATACCAGGTGAAATTGCACGCCTTCGGCCGTCCCGCCGCGCCTCAGGTGCTGCTCACCTCCGAGCCGGCTCTGCCCGAGGGCGACGTGCTGTCGCTGCTCACCCTGGGCTTCATGAGCACGGATCGGGAGACGGCCACCTCGGCTGGCGTGGGGCTCGCCGCCGAGGCCTTCTTCAACATGTCCGGCCTGGACCGGCAGGTGAAGCGCTTCCTTCCCAGCAACCCGGTCATCAAGGATCTGTCCCTGCAGATCTCCACCACTTACAACGACGTCACCCAGCAGGCCGAGCCCACGGCACGGTTGGAGTCGAAGTTCCTCACCGAGCAGCTTAAGATTGGGCTCTCACAGCCCGTGAGCGGGCGCGGCACCCGAGCTCGTGCCGAGTACCGCTTCGACAACCGCCTCTCCGCGCAGCTTCAGTGGGACAACGAGCACAGCGAGAACGCCCTCAGCCCCCTCGGAAACCTTGGACTCGAGCTCAAGCTGGGCTGGGAGTCCGAGTAG
- a CDS encoding ExeA family protein gives MTTYLDYFELTQEAFSNAPVSRFYYNSAQHSQALTRLMHAVSYMKGLSILVGDIGAGKTTLARRMLDSLPESEYEAALLVIIHSGITANWLLRRIALQLGVENPAQEKLALLSQLYQRLLQIYESGKKAVVLIDEAQMLETRELMEEFRGLLNLEVPERKLISFVFFGLPEIEKNLKLDPPLAQRVALRYKLEPFTAESTEAYIKHRLRLAGCPRMPFTAEALATVHQRSGGTPRVINSICDNALFEAFLLREQTIGQPLIQRVADNLGLQGGSAATTPPLSTPASRPVSSPKVDLAEIDRYLEGLGKL, from the coding sequence ATGACCACCTACCTCGACTACTTCGAACTCACCCAGGAGGCCTTCTCCAACGCTCCGGTGAGCCGCTTCTATTACAACTCGGCCCAGCACTCCCAGGCCCTCACGCGGCTCATGCATGCGGTGAGCTACATGAAGGGCCTGTCCATCCTGGTGGGTGACATCGGGGCGGGCAAGACGACGCTGGCGCGCCGCATGCTCGACTCGCTGCCCGAGTCCGAGTACGAGGCCGCGCTGCTCGTCATCATCCACTCGGGCATCACCGCCAACTGGCTCCTGCGCCGCATCGCCCTGCAACTGGGCGTGGAGAACCCCGCCCAGGAGAAGCTCGCCCTGCTGTCGCAGCTCTACCAGCGGCTGCTTCAAATCTACGAGTCCGGCAAGAAGGCCGTCGTCCTCATCGACGAGGCCCAGATGCTCGAGACGCGCGAGCTCATGGAGGAGTTCCGGGGGTTGCTCAACCTGGAGGTTCCCGAGCGCAAGCTCATCTCCTTCGTCTTCTTCGGGCTGCCGGAGATCGAGAAGAACCTCAAGCTGGATCCGCCGCTCGCCCAGCGCGTGGCGCTGCGCTACAAGCTCGAGCCCTTCACCGCCGAGTCCACCGAGGCCTACATCAAGCACCGCCTGCGGCTGGCGGGTTGCCCGCGCATGCCCTTCACCGCCGAGGCGCTGGCCACCGTGCATCAGCGCTCGGGTGGCACCCCGCGCGTCATCAACAGCATCTGCGACAACGCCCTCTTCGAGGCCTTCCTGCTCCGCGAGCAGACGATCGGCCAGCCGCTCATCCAGCGGGTCGCGGACAACCTGGGATTGCAGGGCGGCTCCGCTGCCACCACCCCCCCACTTTCCACCCCCGCCAGTCGGCCAGTCAGCAGCCCGAAGGTGGACCTCGCGGAGATCGATCGCTACCTCGAGGGACTGGGTAAACTGTAG
- a CDS encoding tetratricopeptide repeat protein — MDKNKIIEAAAKLVAKGAYDKAIKEYQKVLDSDPKDGRVLQKMGELFQKKNDNVQAAFYFTKVAEGYSADGFFLKAVALYKQVLKLNPNLLDVNLKLAELHQQLGLMSEAMAYFQIVANHYDKAGDVKNSLDTLKKMVDLDPENVASKIKLAELYARENMAREAAQEFKKAAEYLKRNNRMDDWFRVAERLASLEPENVALAKDLAQQYLARGDQKRALARLQVCFKADGRDVETLSMLGQAFQGLGQTAKTISVYKELAKVYQERSRAQDARDIWDRIAELDPTDADLQAYQAEAPAASSAEPPFRPSRSMAAVSPAAAAPVSRPSRSMEAVAATPAESPAPASPPPSTPAPAAPAATPATAAPASSGKDQFSKLLTETEVYVKYGLHDKALDHLRKIFAVDPENLDAHEKAYHIYVASGNVAQASEQLLNVLRLCTRRSEVQRAQPYLATILQQNPGHPEVPAFLSVLQTDDAVASAGSSVESVAEDAILVDSNDDEIVVADAPADALAQPMDDEMALVSASDEHDEDAQIVSGEFSLPSDSEEEGVVLADEQAEDEPLLGAEEEPEATTVAYVGTAALDEPLEASFEDEPLTGEETDEEEPAREYSLELDSTGSEPDPFAAPVMDDEGTPADSPALGAYELEEPELEPEPVPVVVAPRAPVQAPAPVAKAPPAAKPAAPAARPAAPTAKPAAPAAKPAVAAKSPPPAARPAPVVEAPEEEPGGEECDEASFFLDQGIYEEAREILETVMIAFPGHARASELMARLEALESGETPEAAEAEDAATELAVPVVPALGESPAERDAFVLASELAGEFGDLGLEQAAPPVEEDFQYSVEEVFAEFKKGLAKVVKPEDVDTHYDLGIAYREMGLIDDALHEFAVAREGCLGKKRELDCLTMTGMLQLQKGDARAAVGTFKQALASEHAVGEVPKALGFELAMAYDAVGESGKALYHFQRVAGLDAKFRDVAAHVERLSATTSPVADPLPTATSRPGGAAGTGSRPPVAAPPTAAKPRKVGYV; from the coding sequence ATGGACAAGAACAAGATCATCGAAGCCGCCGCCAAGCTCGTCGCGAAGGGCGCCTACGACAAGGCCATCAAGGAATACCAGAAGGTCCTGGATTCAGACCCCAAGGACGGCCGCGTCCTGCAGAAGATGGGGGAGCTGTTCCAGAAGAAGAACGACAACGTCCAGGCGGCCTTCTACTTCACCAAGGTCGCCGAGGGTTACTCGGCCGATGGCTTCTTCCTCAAGGCCGTCGCGCTCTACAAGCAGGTCCTCAAGCTCAACCCCAACCTGCTGGACGTCAACCTCAAGCTCGCGGAGCTCCATCAGCAGCTCGGCCTGATGTCCGAGGCCATGGCGTATTTCCAGATCGTCGCCAACCACTACGACAAGGCCGGCGACGTCAAGAACTCCCTGGATACGCTCAAGAAGATGGTGGATCTCGACCCCGAGAACGTGGCGTCGAAGATCAAGCTCGCCGAGCTGTACGCGCGCGAGAACATGGCGCGCGAGGCCGCCCAGGAGTTCAAGAAGGCCGCCGAGTACCTCAAGCGCAACAACCGGATGGATGACTGGTTCCGCGTGGCCGAGCGCCTGGCCTCGCTGGAGCCGGAAAACGTCGCGCTGGCCAAGGATCTGGCCCAGCAGTACCTCGCGCGCGGAGACCAGAAGCGCGCGCTCGCCCGGCTCCAGGTGTGCTTCAAGGCCGACGGGCGGGACGTCGAGACGCTGAGCATGCTGGGCCAGGCGTTCCAGGGGCTCGGCCAGACCGCCAAGACCATCTCCGTCTACAAGGAGCTGGCCAAGGTCTATCAGGAGCGCTCGCGCGCCCAGGACGCCCGCGACATCTGGGATCGCATCGCGGAGCTGGATCCGACCGACGCGGATCTCCAGGCCTACCAGGCCGAGGCTCCCGCGGCGTCCTCCGCCGAGCCTCCCTTCCGGCCCTCGCGCTCGATGGCCGCCGTGTCCCCGGCCGCCGCCGCGCCTGTTTCCCGGCCCTCGCGCTCCATGGAAGCCGTGGCGGCCACGCCCGCGGAGTCTCCCGCTCCGGCCTCGCCTCCTCCGAGCACCCCGGCGCCAGCGGCTCCCGCCGCCACTCCCGCCACCGCCGCTCCGGCCTCCTCGGGCAAGGATCAGTTCTCCAAGCTGCTCACGGAGACCGAGGTCTACGTCAAGTACGGCCTGCACGACAAAGCGCTCGATCACCTGCGGAAGATCTTCGCGGTGGACCCCGAGAACCTCGACGCGCACGAGAAGGCGTACCACATCTACGTCGCCTCGGGGAACGTGGCCCAGGCCAGCGAGCAGCTGCTCAACGTGCTGCGCCTGTGCACGCGCCGCTCCGAGGTGCAGCGCGCCCAGCCCTACCTGGCCACCATCCTCCAGCAGAACCCCGGCCACCCCGAGGTCCCCGCCTTCCTGTCCGTGCTGCAGACGGATGACGCGGTGGCCAGCGCGGGCTCCTCCGTGGAGTCGGTGGCCGAGGACGCCATCCTCGTCGACTCCAACGACGATGAGATCGTCGTGGCCGACGCTCCCGCGGATGCCCTCGCGCAGCCCATGGATGACGAGATGGCCCTCGTCTCCGCGAGCGACGAGCACGACGAGGACGCGCAGATCGTCTCCGGCGAGTTCAGCCTCCCCTCGGACTCCGAGGAGGAGGGCGTGGTGCTCGCGGATGAGCAGGCGGAGGACGAGCCCCTGCTCGGCGCGGAAGAAGAGCCCGAGGCGACCACGGTCGCCTATGTCGGCACGGCCGCCCTGGATGAGCCCCTGGAGGCGTCGTTCGAGGACGAGCCGCTGACGGGCGAGGAGACCGACGAGGAAGAGCCGGCGCGCGAGTACTCGCTGGAGCTGGATTCCACCGGCTCCGAGCCGGATCCGTTCGCCGCTCCCGTCATGGACGACGAGGGCACGCCGGCGGACTCGCCCGCGCTCGGCGCCTACGAGCTCGAGGAGCCCGAGCTGGAGCCGGAGCCCGTTCCCGTCGTCGTGGCGCCCCGGGCCCCCGTCCAGGCGCCCGCGCCCGTCGCCAAGGCTCCGCCCGCCGCCAAGCCCGCCGCGCCCGCCGCCAGGCCCGCTGCTCCCACCGCGAAGCCCGCCGCGCCCGCCGCCAAGCCCGCCGTGGCCGCCAAGTCTCCTCCGCCGGCCGCCAGGCCCGCGCCCGTGGTCGAGGCGCCCGAGGAAGAGCCCGGTGGCGAGGAGTGCGACGAGGCCAGCTTCTTCCTCGACCAGGGCATCTACGAGGAGGCGCGGGAAATCCTCGAGACGGTGATGATCGCCTTCCCGGGCCATGCGCGCGCGAGCGAGTTGATGGCCCGACTCGAGGCGCTCGAGTCGGGTGAGACTCCGGAGGCCGCGGAGGCCGAGGATGCCGCCACCGAGTTGGCCGTGCCCGTGGTGCCCGCCCTGGGCGAGTCCCCGGCGGAGCGCGATGCGTTCGTGCTGGCGTCGGAGCTGGCCGGCGAGTTCGGCGACCTGGGCCTCGAGCAGGCCGCGCCTCCCGTGGAGGAGGACTTCCAGTACTCGGTGGAGGAGGTGTTCGCCGAGTTCAAGAAGGGCCTCGCCAAGGTGGTCAAGCCCGAGGACGTGGACACGCACTACGATCTGGGCATCGCCTACCGGGAGATGGGACTCATCGACGACGCGCTCCACGAGTTCGCCGTGGCGCGCGAGGGCTGCCTGGGCAAGAAGCGCGAGCTGGACTGCCTCACCATGACGGGCATGCTGCAGCTCCAGAAGGGCGATGCCCGCGCGGCGGTGGGAACCTTCAAGCAGGCGCTCGCCTCCGAGCACGCCGTCGGGGAGGTCCCCAAGGCGCTCGGCTTCGAGCTGGCCATGGCCTACGACGCCGTGGGCGAGTCCGGCAAGGCGCTCTACCACTTCCAGCGGGTCGCCGGGCTCGACGCGAAGTTCCGCGACGTCGCCGCCCACGTGGAGCGGCTGTCCGCCACCACGTCTCCGGTGGCGGATCCGCTGCCCACCGCCACCTCCCGGCCCGGCGGGGCCGCGGGGACGGGGTCCCGGCCTCCCGTGGCGGCTCCCCCCACGGCCGCCAAACCGCGTAAGGTCGGCTACGTCTAG